A genomic region of Vanessa tameamea isolate UH-Manoa-2023 chromosome 11, ilVanTame1 primary haplotype, whole genome shotgun sequence contains the following coding sequences:
- the LOC113402584 gene encoding testis-expressed protein 10, which produces MNKTGATRYQKFLKAEKAKTKLKGKKDKELPKGTNVTKTNFKVKKIVLKEQLKKHGQNEALSNRKLNLKELLCRLNHFNTHSRTDALDGVKELITQHPEVLEQHLGDLIHGITMLILNIEKVVRQQALKVLHLILSNVSAEKLEPFFDIMSTYLRSAMTHVDSRIQEDSLFFLDILLACIPLRVAEDFHKITPNFLDMISKQRIDAKPGRTLTVNLSSQITSVKWRVKVFQRLQEFLQKYAIYKEIQQVERTNYNNGNNLHSFKPNQSNYYPLFNPIYISNCNMSCFSAKTSDLQVDEVEKFKEYTETLIPLLFATWLEACPNRKSDANFDMVINEETALLLRYILQVINLIRSFVKYYKDKYPSSDIDITFSQKYKFLFSQHFLNSFPYITNIRYKKLSKNISPDDEVINDPKLITENLEICHLFIMLNTNLNLKNQNCDISVVLKYIEKIFNQNIDSKINNIVINIMHSLFSAEITGWTKTTSVLDNLFRKIIWIYFNKSMSDISKQEIFTLLCKIALTEKLSHFHSCEPFEMWLKNLPDILLGQQLNVQTVNIIHKFAVTNNKLFNSVIKPKLLNIIKNLPKLVIINAGNNTGSYHKLLSIFYWIKVWDTESLNLLESQLMDNVYQPDHGKYIFDTLRLRSGGIL; this is translated from the exons TTGAAAGCTGAGAAGgccaaaacaaaattaaaaggaaaGAAAGATAAAGAACTGCCCAAAGGTACTAATGTTacgaaaacaaattttaaagtaaaaaaaatagtcttaaAAGAGCAACTTAAAAAGCATGGTCAGAATGAAGCATTATCGAACcgaaaactaaatttaaaggaGCTATTATGTCGACTGAACCATTTTAATACCCACTCGCGAACTGATGCACTCGATGGAGTAAAAGAGCTTATAACACAACATCCAGAAGTCTTAGAGCAACATTTGGGAGACTTGATTCATGGAATAacgatgttaattttaaatatagaaaaagtg gTGAGACAGCAGGCACTAAAAGTTCTGCACTTAATTCTTTCTAATGTATCTGCAGAGAAACTGGAACCATTTTTTGATATAATGTCAACTTACTTGAGAAGTGCCATGACACATGTTGACAGTAGAATTCAGGAAGACTCACTTTTCTTCCTAGATATACTGTTGGCATGCATTCCTTTAAGAGTTGCTGAAGATTTCCATAAAATAACACCAAACTTTTTGGATATGATATCAAAACAAAGAATTGATGCAAAACCTGGTAGAACATTGACCGTCAACTTAAGCAGCCAAATTACAAGTGTTAAATGGAGAGTTAAAGTTTTTCAACGTTTGCAAGAGTTTTTGCAAAAGTATGCTATATATAAGGAAATTCAACAAGTAGAaagaactaattataataatggtaaTAACTTACATTCCTTCAAACCGAATCAATCTAATTATTATCCATTATTTAAtccaatttatatatcaaattgcAACATGTCATGTTTTTCTGCGAAAACTTCAGACTTGCAGGTTGATGAagtagaaaaatttaaagaatacacTGAAACTTTAATTCCATTACTTTTTGCAACATGGCTTGAGGCATGTCCCAATAGGAAGTCTGATGCCAATTTTGATATGGTCATCAATGAAGAAACAGCTTTGTTATTAAGATATATTCTGCAAGTTATTAATTTGATAAGATCCTTTGTAAAGTATTATAAGGATAAATATCCGAGTTCAGATATTGATATCACATTTTCCCAAAAGTATAAGTTTCTGTTTAGCCAACACTTTCTTAACTCTTTtccttatattacaaatattagatACAAAAAATTGTCAAAGAATATTAGTCCTGATGATGAAGTGATCAATGATCcaaaattaataacagaaaACTTAGAAATATGTCATCTCTTCATTATGTTAAACactaacttaaatttaaaaaatcagaaTTGTGACATATCTgttgtacttaaatatattgaaaaaatatttaatcaaaatattgacagtaaaattaacaatattgttataaatataatgcattCATTATTTTCTGCTGAAATTACTGGCTGGACAAAGACAACATCAGTTCTAGATAATTTGTTCAGAAAAATAATTtggatatatttcaataaaagtatGTCGGATATATCTAagcaagaaatatttacattgctGTGTAAAATTGCATTAACGGAAAAGTTATCGCATTTTCATTCTTGTGAGCCTTTTGAAATGTGGCTTAAAAACTTACCTGACATATTATTAGGACAGCAATTAAATGTTCAAACAGTTAATATTATCCACAAGTTTGCagtaacaaataacaaattatttaattctgttATTAAACCTAAGCTATTGAACATTATAAAGAATCTTCCAAaactagtaataataaatgcTGGTAATAATACAGGGAGTTAtcataaattgttatcaattttttattgGATAAAGGTGTGGGACACAGAGTCTCTAAATTTGTTAGAAAGTCAATTAATGGACAATGTTTACCAACCAGATCatggaaaatacatttttgacacGCTTAGGTTAAGGAGTGgaggaattttataa